Proteins encoded together in one Micromonospora kangleipakensis window:
- a CDS encoding nitroreductase/quinone reductase family protein, with the protein MTKAVREALDGASEVEITVTGRKTGRQISHPVWFVQEEESVFLVPITGSDSQWYKNVRQTPMIQVSSNGMALSSTATPITEPDRVSHVVEMFRDKYGADQVEAHYPKHDVAVQVSLM; encoded by the coding sequence GTGACCAAGGCCGTGAGAGAAGCGCTTGACGGCGCCAGCGAGGTAGAGATCACCGTGACCGGCCGGAAGACCGGACGGCAGATCTCGCACCCCGTGTGGTTCGTGCAGGAAGAAGAGAGCGTCTTCCTGGTTCCGATAACCGGCTCGGACAGCCAGTGGTACAAGAACGTCCGACAGACACCGATGATCCAGGTGTCCTCGAACGGAATGGCGTTGAGCTCGACCGCCACCCCGATCACCGAACCCGACCGGGTCAGCCACGTCGTGGAGATGTTCCGCGACAAGTACGGCGCGGATCAGGTGGAGGCGCACTACCCGAAGCACGACGTCGCCGTCCAGGTCTCGCTCATGTAG